The following proteins are co-located in the Camelina sativa cultivar DH55 chromosome 12, Cs, whole genome shotgun sequence genome:
- the LOC104731871 gene encoding trihelix transcription factor ASIL2-like, producing MSIPDDGSPVGMAIDSSTAVTVATTTTRRVPPPCWTDEETAALVNAYKDKWFALRRGNLRAADWDDVAAAVSSSSTVGGTPKSAIQCRHKIEKLRKRYRGEKQRALNRPGKFSSSWDLFPILDAMGFAPVTPAAVETYDPDVDHDDESNGLDGFRARSKRSGKFSGGYSDSPREGYGVRSRARSNMKLYSGFKSEFDSDHDSGSGFGLKRKYNGNQKVSADFDADSDDEIVLVPKTTRLRTHGKPSSGDFSHSGGGGFPLKSFGDRNFSSHGFKPKNFSKTEPNFSQDLDYDDEYDDDRAEREGFNPRIQSSRSSSRGNGYSRKEGGSYPRNAGVSNGYGSSSRFKHEQMNAAAEVESDPIDEVVSSVKMLTEMFVRVENSKMEMMREMEKSRMEMELKHCQMMLESQQQIIGAFAEALSEKKSTTNARRPVS from the coding sequence ATGTCAATCCCCGATGATGGATCTCCCGTCGGCATGGCCATCGATTCTTCCACCGCCGTAACCgtcgccaccaccaccactaggCGAGTTCCTCCACCGTGCTGGACCGACGAGGAAACCGCTGCGCTTGTCAACGCCTACAAGGATAAGTGGTTCGCCCTCCGCCGTGGGAACCTCCGTGCGGCTGATTGGGACGACGTCGCCGCGGCTGTTTCGTCTTCGTCCACCGTAGGAGGTACCCCGAAATCAGCCATCCAATGTCGACACAAGATCGAGAAGCTTCGCAAACGTTATCGCGGCGAAAAACAACGAGCTCTTAATCGGCCAGGCAAGTTCTCTTCCTCTTGGGATTTGTTCCCAATATTGGATGCTATGGGGTTCGCTCCGGTGACTCCAGCGGCCGTAGAAACTTACGATCCCGATGTGGATCATGATGATGAGAGTAACGGTTTGGATGGATTTAGGGCTAGATCGAAGAGGTCTGGGAAGTTTAGCGGTGGTTACTCTGATTCACCTCGAGAAGGATATGGGGTTAGATCTAGGGCAAGGAGTAACATGAAATTGTATAGTGGTTTCAAGTCTGAGTTTGATTCAGATCACGATTCAGGAAGTGGATTTGGATTGAAAAGGAAATACAATGGGAATCAAAAGGTTAGTGCTGATTTTGATGCTGATTCGGATGATGAGATTGTGTTAGTCCCGAAGACAACCAGGCTTAGGACTCATGGCAAGCCTTCCTCTGGTGATTTTAGCcacagtggtggtggtggtttccCGTTGAAGTCGTTTGGTGATCGGAACTTTTCTTCTCATGGGTTTAAACCCAAGAACTTCAGTAAGACTGAACCTAATTTCTCTCAGGATCTGGATTATGATGATgagtatgatgatgatagagCAGAGAGGGAAGGATTCAACCCGAGGATTCAGAGTTCTAGGAGCTCTTCACGAGGGAATGGCTACAGCAGGAAAGAAGGGGGGAGCTATCCTCGGAACGCTGGTGTTTCCAATGGGTATGGATCGTCTTCTAGGTTCAAGCATGAGCAAATGAATGCAGCAGCAGAAGTTGAGTCTGACCCGATTGATGAAGTTGTTTCTTCTGTTAAGATGTTGACAGAAATGTTTGTGAGGGTGGAGAATTCgaagatggagatgatgagGGAGATGGAGAAGTCGAGAATGGAGATGGAGCTGAAGCATTGCCAGATGATGCTTGAGTCGCAGCAGCAGATCATAGGCGCGTTTGCTGAAGCATTGAGCGAGAAAAAGAGCACAACAAATGCAAGGAGGCCGGTTTCGTAG